One Actinosynnema pretiosum DNA segment encodes these proteins:
- a CDS encoding tachylectin-related carbohydrate-binding protein, translating into MEKMMYPKHNRRSTALTALTLAVLPLAATLIPLATPAAQAASTLQCRTASPVFAVLPDGSLRLYNHEEPEQGLDSWTGWSHIGNGWSPLTRTGPDGRLYDIVDGELRRYRWTGSEWERPGGGWYDVIATGWTGWDSPAFRNRLTVDSRGDFYALLANGDLQWEHFDEATRTWSRRVLEQGDPNRYDLIVAAGDGVLFVRDPHRDNGTLYRYEYHAPSHRWVQRKHPTGNGWNMHRALFSPGAGIVYGQQDNDRGDLWWYRYDDSLGDFAFGGRKHISWGWSRDWRVGATTDACALPDAPAPVRPAVPARHDAATTALPGTDGRMNYFYTNSQGSLVHARQRRADDPLLIDYQSFPDHHGFTGTPGAAVRADGRVEVIANSSDDADARGKLQQVANGVWAPGAQQHGGWLLGDPTLVTTSVGTSALGVDADGVLWHRPQLRDRDRYLPWRALPATGLTTDLTALPAPDPDRAVLDLAARFTDGSTRVARLVDGELGPWRALGAGLGEPALVRHQNGDLQVFTRGQDGRVRTQRENAGAFPGTWSTVGDLVTTGSPTAVATTRGLVEVAARGVDGLVHVTGQSVPAGPFREWSVRTFDDAATDPASAALPDGSWVFTWRDAQNTIYSYTGSYPDPAARAATAGPPSTTAAYRGGPARP; encoded by the coding sequence ATGGAGAAGATGATGTACCCCAAGCACAATCGGAGATCCACCGCGCTCACCGCGCTCACCCTCGCCGTGCTGCCCCTCGCCGCCACCCTCATCCCCCTCGCCACCCCCGCCGCCCAAGCCGCCTCCACCCTCCAGTGCCGCACCGCCTCCCCGGTCTTCGCCGTCCTCCCCGACGGCTCCCTCCGCCTCTACAACCACGAGGAGCCCGAGCAGGGCCTGGACTCGTGGACCGGTTGGTCCCACATCGGCAACGGCTGGTCGCCCCTCACCCGCACCGGGCCCGACGGCAGGCTCTACGACATCGTCGACGGCGAGCTGCGCCGCTACCGCTGGACCGGCTCGGAGTGGGAGCGGCCGGGTGGCGGCTGGTACGACGTCATCGCCACCGGCTGGACCGGCTGGGACTCCCCCGCCTTCCGCAACCGCCTCACCGTCGACTCGCGCGGCGACTTCTACGCCCTGCTCGCCAACGGCGACCTCCAGTGGGAGCACTTCGACGAGGCCACCCGCACCTGGTCGCGCCGTGTCCTCGAACAGGGCGACCCCAACCGGTACGACCTGATCGTCGCGGCGGGCGACGGGGTGCTCTTCGTCCGCGACCCGCATCGCGACAACGGCACCCTCTACCGCTACGAGTACCACGCCCCCTCGCACCGCTGGGTCCAGCGCAAGCACCCGACCGGCAACGGCTGGAACATGCACCGCGCCCTGTTCTCCCCCGGCGCGGGCATCGTCTACGGCCAGCAGGACAACGACCGCGGCGACCTCTGGTGGTACCGCTACGACGACTCGCTCGGCGACTTCGCCTTCGGCGGTCGCAAGCACATCAGCTGGGGCTGGTCCCGCGACTGGCGCGTGGGCGCCACGACCGACGCCTGCGCGCTCCCCGACGCGCCCGCGCCGGTCCGCCCGGCCGTCCCGGCCCGCCACGACGCCGCCACCACAGCGCTGCCCGGCACCGACGGACGCATGAACTACTTCTACACCAACTCCCAGGGCAGCCTCGTGCACGCGCGCCAGCGCAGGGCCGACGACCCGCTGCTCATCGACTACCAGAGCTTCCCCGACCACCACGGCTTCACCGGCACCCCCGGCGCCGCCGTCCGCGCTGACGGCCGCGTCGAGGTGATCGCCAACAGCTCCGACGACGCCGACGCGCGCGGCAAGCTCCAGCAGGTCGCCAACGGGGTCTGGGCGCCGGGCGCGCAGCAGCACGGCGGCTGGCTGCTCGGCGACCCCACGCTCGTCACCACCTCGGTGGGCACGTCCGCGCTCGGCGTCGACGCCGACGGCGTGCTCTGGCACCGCCCGCAGCTGCGCGACCGCGACCGCTACCTGCCGTGGCGCGCCCTGCCCGCCACCGGGCTCACCACCGACCTCACCGCGCTGCCCGCCCCCGACCCGGACCGCGCCGTGCTCGACCTCGCCGCCCGCTTCACCGACGGCTCGACGCGCGTCGCCCGGCTCGTCGACGGCGAGCTCGGCCCGTGGCGCGCCCTGGGCGCGGGCCTGGGCGAGCCCGCGCTGGTGCGGCACCAGAACGGCGACCTCCAGGTGTTCACCCGAGGCCAGGACGGGCGCGTGCGCACCCAGCGGGAGAACGCGGGCGCGTTCCCCGGCACGTGGTCGACCGTCGGCGACCTCGTCACGACGGGCTCCCCGACCGCCGTGGCCACCACTCGCGGCCTGGTGGAGGTGGCGGCGCGCGGAGTGGACGGCCTGGTGCACGTGACCGGCCAGTCGGTGCCCGCCGGACCGTTCCGGGAGTGGTCCGTGCGGACCTTCGACGACGCCGCGACCGACCCAGCCTCCGCCGCGCTCCCGGACGGGAGCTGGGTGTTCACCTGGCGCGACGCGCAGAACACCATCTACAGCTACACCGGCTCCTACCCCGACCCGGCCGCGAGGGCGGCGACCGCCGGACCGCCCAGCACGACGGCGGCCTACCGGGGTGGTCCCGCCAGGCCGTGA
- a CDS encoding WD40 repeat domain-containing protein, which translates to MAERSVLFGGFQDGRLARWDARTGQRLPGEARTGWVRSLAVVGPVVFSGSDDGEVRRWDTRTGEPAGAPLPGRDASVCSLVAVRTPDRVLLVGGFADGALCRWDALTGQPLGEPLPAHTAPVRALAAIGTTVFSACDDGAVRRWDATTGLPTGELTGHPAPVLSLLPVRVNGRAALVAGCRTGDVLRWDTPTDTPATTTLTGHPAPVRALAAIGQTLFSGADDGTLHRQDLRTGALTGELSGHSTHVQQLATTKLPDGRVLLVTTGDTTVRRWDLTTGRSAGPALVSDARQAWAIACHGPLIVSGGQERVVRLWDARTGALMSELRGHTATITCARAFTLDNRTTIATGDQAGAIRLWDAATGGSLSELTGHTSNLTSLDTTEIDGRVILVSTSHDRTVRRWDAATGRQVGAPITGDGGIWGPAATTTLADGRVLIACGDENGALRRWDARTGAPVGDRSQGHAATHSITSVVATHVRGRPVLVTADPLGTVLTWDAETGLPLGEPISAAPVRGMTARGDADGLVIATGSPDARVTVWPADRTTPEAGEAVRALLHDLAGKFGRTTAPTWFDHAGELVVGGGHVIWETPDLTDGGFTHHLPAGRHPVHLGTTARPEDPWDPDSFRHTVDLVVIPLAEPARIAEADWDVEDYGDIHLIEDHAVLWEEEASLTAGRSTDLPALIARAREDIRARGPHLRRHNWAELLLDAETGANAFVLPVSGTNVTGYEIRDETDTLLCLVLTTIG; encoded by the coding sequence GTGGCCGAGCGGTCCGTGCTGTTCGGCGGCTTCCAGGACGGCCGCCTGGCGCGGTGGGACGCCCGCACCGGGCAGCGGCTGCCGGGGGAGGCCCGCACCGGCTGGGTGCGCTCGCTGGCGGTGGTGGGCCCGGTGGTGTTCAGCGGCTCCGACGACGGCGAGGTGCGCCGCTGGGACACCCGGACCGGCGAACCCGCGGGCGCCCCCCTGCCGGGGCGCGACGCCTCGGTGTGCTCCCTGGTCGCGGTCCGCACGCCGGACCGCGTGCTGCTGGTGGGCGGCTTCGCCGACGGCGCCCTGTGCCGCTGGGACGCGCTGACGGGCCAACCGCTGGGCGAGCCCCTGCCCGCCCACACCGCCCCGGTGCGCGCCCTGGCGGCGATCGGGACGACGGTGTTCAGCGCCTGCGACGACGGCGCCGTGCGCCGCTGGGACGCCACGACCGGCCTCCCCACCGGGGAGCTGACCGGCCACCCCGCCCCGGTCCTGTCACTCCTGCCGGTCCGGGTGAACGGCCGAGCCGCGCTGGTGGCAGGCTGCCGCACCGGCGACGTGCTGCGCTGGGACACCCCGACCGACACCCCCGCCACGACCACGCTGACCGGCCACCCCGCCCCGGTGCGCGCCCTGGCGGCGATCGGCCAGACCCTGTTCAGCGGCGCGGACGACGGAACCCTGCACCGCCAGGACCTCCGCACCGGAGCCCTGACCGGCGAGCTGAGCGGCCACTCCACGCACGTGCAGCAGCTGGCCACGACCAAACTGCCCGACGGTCGGGTGCTCCTGGTCACCACCGGTGACACCACGGTCCGCCGCTGGGACCTGACCACCGGCCGCTCGGCGGGACCCGCGCTCGTCAGCGACGCGCGACAGGCGTGGGCGATCGCCTGCCACGGCCCGCTGATCGTCAGCGGCGGGCAGGAGCGCGTGGTGCGCCTGTGGGACGCCCGGACCGGCGCCCTGATGTCCGAGCTGCGCGGCCACACCGCGACCATCACCTGCGCCCGCGCGTTCACGCTCGACAACCGCACCACGATCGCCACCGGCGACCAGGCAGGCGCCATCCGCCTCTGGGACGCCGCGACCGGCGGTTCCCTGTCCGAGCTGACCGGCCACACCAGCAACCTGACCTCGTTGGACACCACCGAGATCGACGGCCGCGTGATCCTCGTCAGCACCTCCCACGACCGCACCGTGCGCCGCTGGGACGCCGCGACCGGCAGGCAGGTCGGCGCCCCGATCACCGGCGACGGCGGAATCTGGGGCCCGGCAGCCACCACCACCCTCGCCGACGGCCGCGTCCTGATCGCCTGCGGCGACGAGAACGGCGCCCTGCGCCGCTGGGACGCGCGCACCGGCGCCCCCGTCGGCGACCGATCCCAGGGCCACGCCGCCACCCACTCGATCACCTCGGTCGTCGCGACCCACGTCCGGGGCCGCCCGGTCCTCGTCACCGCGGACCCCCTGGGCACCGTGCTGACCTGGGACGCCGAGACCGGCCTCCCCCTCGGCGAACCGATCTCAGCCGCCCCGGTCCGGGGGATGACCGCCCGCGGCGACGCGGACGGCCTGGTGATCGCCACCGGTTCACCCGACGCCCGCGTCACGGTGTGGCCCGCGGACCGCACGACCCCCGAGGCCGGAGAGGCCGTGAGAGCCCTGCTGCACGACCTCGCCGGGAAGTTCGGCCGCACCACCGCGCCCACGTGGTTCGACCACGCGGGCGAGCTGGTCGTCGGCGGCGGCCACGTCATCTGGGAAACCCCGGACCTGACCGACGGCGGCTTCACCCACCACCTCCCCGCAGGGCGGCACCCAGTGCACCTGGGAACCACCGCCAGGCCCGAGGACCCCTGGGACCCGGACAGCTTCCGCCACACCGTCGACCTGGTGGTGATCCCGCTCGCCGAGCCCGCCCGGATCGCCGAGGCGGACTGGGACGTGGAGGACTACGGCGACATCCACCTCATCGAGGACCACGCGGTCCTGTGGGAGGAGGAAGCGTCCCTGACCGCAGGCCGCAGCACCGACCTCCCCGCCCTGATCGCCCGAGCCCGCGAGGACATCCGCGCACGGGGCCCGCACCTGCGCAGGCACAACTGGGCGGAGCTGCTCCTGGACGCGGAAACGGGAGCGAACGCCTTCGTCCTCCCGGTGAGCGGCACCAACGTCACCGGCTACGAGATCCGGGACGAGACCGACACCCTCCTCTGCCTGGTCCTGACCACGATCGGTTGA
- a CDS encoding endo-beta-N-acetylglucosaminidase H: MVFGARRIGAVVAAVLLLSGGTAASAGESAKAGPVSVAYVEVNNHSMANVGEYELVGGGNVFDIGVIFAANINYDTATKSAYLHFNPNVQRVLDSAATEIRPLQAKGIKVTLSVLGNHQGAGFANFPSAQAAGAFARQLADAVERYGLDGIDFDDEYAEYGRNGTGQPNASSFVHLVTALRAAMPADKLITLYNIGPAASRLSYGGVDVTSAFDYAWNPYYGTWSVPRMALPKSALSPAAVQIGATSTTTAANFARRTVSEGYGVYLTYDLGGGDAHAYISAFTRELYGSEARYTG; this comes from the coding sequence ATGGTGTTCGGAGCCAGGCGGATCGGCGCGGTCGTGGCGGCGGTCCTGCTGTTGAGCGGTGGGACCGCGGCCTCGGCGGGCGAGTCGGCGAAGGCCGGGCCGGTGTCCGTGGCGTACGTCGAGGTGAACAACCACAGCATGGCGAACGTCGGCGAGTACGAGCTGGTCGGGGGCGGGAACGTCTTCGACATCGGGGTGATCTTCGCGGCGAACATCAACTACGACACCGCGACGAAGTCGGCCTACCTGCACTTCAACCCGAACGTGCAGCGGGTGCTGGACAGCGCCGCCACCGAGATCCGGCCCCTGCAGGCCAAGGGGATCAAGGTGACGCTGTCGGTCCTGGGGAACCACCAGGGGGCCGGGTTCGCGAACTTCCCGAGCGCGCAGGCGGCCGGGGCGTTCGCGCGGCAGCTGGCCGACGCCGTGGAGAGGTACGGGCTGGACGGGATCGACTTCGACGACGAGTACGCGGAGTACGGGAGGAACGGGACGGGGCAGCCGAACGCGAGCTCGTTCGTGCACCTGGTGACGGCGCTGCGGGCGGCGATGCCCGCGGACAAGCTGATCACGCTCTACAACATCGGGCCTGCGGCGTCGCGGCTGTCGTACGGCGGGGTGGATGTGACGTCGGCGTTCGACTACGCGTGGAACCCGTACTACGGGACGTGGAGCGTGCCGCGGATGGCGTTGCCGAAGTCGGCGCTCTCGCCTGCGGCGGTGCAGATCGGGGCCACGTCGACCACGACCGCGGCGAACTTCGCGCGGCGGACGGTGAGCGAGGGGTACGGGGTGTACCTGACGTACGACCTCGGTGGTGGGGACGCGCACGCGTACATCTCGGCGTTCACCAGGGAGTTGTACGGCTCGGAGGCCCGGTACACCGGGTAG
- a CDS encoding aminoglycoside phosphotransferase family protein, which yields MDLRVPTHLVTTHLRAGEAARSWLATLPALVDDLLTRWALTPEGPPRSGRAALALPVRRADGTRAVLRLQPPGPEPEAALTALRLWSGRGAVRLLEHDPTTTTVLLERLDRTRTLATVEDDDEAMRVIAALLHQLTSVPAPGALPTLRDIATEMVARTRTTATSLPDPTEQRLLLSWASAVSELLDEPGDRLLHWDLHFGNVLAGERQPWLAIDPVPLAGDPGFDLWPALDSNWDAVQATGALERVVRRRFDLLTETLDLDRPRAAAWTLGRVLQNCLWDVEDGRTTLAPPQLAVARAVTRGGPA from the coding sequence GTGGACCTGCGCGTCCCCACCCACCTGGTCACCACCCACCTCCGAGCCGGTGAGGCCGCCCGCTCCTGGCTGGCCACCCTGCCCGCCCTGGTGGACGACCTCCTGACCCGCTGGGCCCTGACCCCGGAGGGCCCACCCCGCTCAGGCCGAGCCGCACTGGCCCTCCCCGTGCGCCGCGCGGACGGAACCCGAGCCGTGCTGCGCCTGCAACCGCCGGGCCCGGAGCCCGAGGCGGCCCTCACCGCCCTGCGCCTGTGGTCCGGCCGCGGAGCGGTCCGCCTGCTGGAGCACGACCCGACGACCACCACGGTGCTCCTGGAGCGCTTGGACCGCACGCGCACGCTCGCGACCGTCGAGGACGACGACGAGGCCATGCGCGTGATCGCCGCCCTCCTGCACCAGCTGACCTCCGTGCCCGCCCCCGGCGCCCTCCCGACCCTGCGCGACATCGCGACCGAGATGGTCGCCCGGACCCGAACCACCGCGACCTCCCTCCCCGACCCGACCGAGCAGCGCCTGCTCCTGTCCTGGGCGTCAGCGGTGTCCGAACTGCTCGACGAGCCGGGAGACCGCCTGCTGCACTGGGACCTGCACTTCGGCAACGTGCTGGCAGGCGAGCGGCAGCCCTGGCTGGCGATCGACCCCGTCCCCCTGGCGGGCGACCCCGGTTTCGACCTCTGGCCCGCCCTGGACAGCAACTGGGACGCGGTGCAGGCCACCGGCGCCCTGGAGCGCGTCGTGCGCAGGCGCTTCGACCTGCTCACCGAAACCCTCGACCTGGACCGCCCCCGCGCGGCGGCGTGGACCCTGGGCCGAGTCCTCCAGAACTGCCTGTGGGACGTGGAGGACGGCAGAACCACCCTCGCCCCACCCCAGCTCGCCGTGGCCCGCGCCGTGACGCGAGGCGGGCCTGCCTGA
- a CDS encoding class I SAM-dependent methyltransferase, with amino-acid sequence MTDQPTPLTDLLARWDVQQTAYIADRDRVYEVMFEVLTHLRPAEDLVVLDLACGPGAISGRLLGLLPKARAVAVDVDPVLLAIGEGALGDVDGRLRWVRADLRDPDWPDALGEDAGSFDAVLSSTALHWLDPAVLTATYRRALRLLRPDGVLLNADYLPHPPGSRLREAGDAIALARRERALAGGAESWERWWEAVQAEPSLADALARRAALWPEGARDWTGASHRFHEAALLDAGFAEAGVVWQDLQERIVVGLR; translated from the coding sequence GTGACCGACCAGCCCACCCCGCTGACCGACCTGCTCGCCCGCTGGGACGTGCAGCAGACCGCCTACATCGCCGACCGCGACCGCGTGTACGAGGTGATGTTCGAGGTCCTCACCCACCTCAGGCCCGCCGAGGACCTCGTGGTGCTCGACCTGGCCTGCGGTCCCGGCGCGATCAGCGGCAGGCTGCTGGGGCTGCTGCCGAAGGCGCGCGCGGTGGCCGTCGACGTCGACCCGGTGCTCCTGGCGATCGGCGAGGGCGCGCTCGGCGACGTGGACGGCCGCCTGCGCTGGGTGCGGGCCGACCTGCGCGACCCGGACTGGCCCGATGCCCTGGGCGAGGACGCGGGCTCCTTCGACGCGGTCCTGTCCAGCACGGCCCTGCACTGGCTGGACCCGGCCGTGCTGACCGCCACCTACCGCCGCGCCCTGCGGCTGCTGCGCCCGGACGGCGTGCTGCTCAACGCCGACTACCTGCCGCACCCGCCGGGCAGCAGGCTGCGCGAGGCGGGCGACGCGATCGCCCTGGCACGGCGCGAGCGGGCGCTGGCCGGGGGAGCGGAGTCGTGGGAGCGGTGGTGGGAGGCGGTGCAGGCCGAACCGTCGCTGGCGGACGCGCTGGCCCGCCGCGCGGCCCTGTGGCCGGAGGGCGCCCGCGACTGGACCGGCGCCTCGCACCGCTTCCACGAGGCCGCCCTGCTCGACGCCGGGTTCGCCGAGGCGGGCGTGGTGTGGCAGGACCTGCAGGAGCGGATCGTCGTGGGCCTGCGCTGA
- a CDS encoding ABC transporter ATP-binding protein, whose translation MSANGSGPPRVVVDGVSVELGGSPVVAGASLTVGAGEVVGVVGPNGSGKSTLLRAVYRALRPAAGAVRVDGADVWGLTARESARRTAVVVQESGSDFVLTVADVVAMGRNPHKGPLDRDTADDRRICAEAVARTGVAHLAGRDFDTLSGGEKQRVLLARALAQQPRLLVLDEPTNHLDIRYQLELLDLVRALGTTTLTVMHDLALAVAYCDRVHVLHRGRVVADGPPARVLTAELVAEVFGVRACRWVDPDTGQAHLGFSRLPDPDRTAERNPA comes from the coding sequence GTGAGCGCGAACGGGAGCGGGCCGCCGAGGGTCGTGGTCGACGGGGTCTCGGTGGAGCTGGGCGGGAGCCCGGTGGTGGCCGGGGCGAGCCTGACCGTGGGCGCGGGGGAGGTGGTCGGCGTCGTCGGGCCCAACGGCAGCGGCAAGTCCACGCTGCTGCGCGCGGTCTACCGGGCGCTGCGCCCGGCGGCGGGGGCGGTGCGGGTCGACGGGGCCGACGTGTGGGGGCTCACCGCCCGCGAGTCCGCGCGGCGCACCGCCGTGGTGGTGCAGGAGAGCGGCAGCGACTTCGTGCTCACGGTCGCCGACGTGGTCGCGATGGGCCGCAACCCGCACAAGGGCCCGCTGGACCGCGACACCGCCGACGACCGCCGGATCTGCGCCGAGGCGGTCGCCAGGACCGGTGTCGCGCACCTGGCCGGGCGCGACTTCGACACCCTCTCCGGCGGGGAGAAGCAGCGGGTGCTGCTGGCGCGGGCGCTGGCGCAGCAGCCGAGGCTGCTCGTGCTCGACGAGCCCACCAACCACCTGGACATCCGCTACCAGCTGGAGCTGCTCGACCTGGTGCGCGCGCTCGGCACCACCACGCTCACCGTCATGCACGACCTGGCGCTGGCCGTGGCGTACTGCGACCGCGTGCACGTGCTGCACCGGGGCCGGGTCGTCGCCGACGGGCCACCCGCGCGGGTGCTCACCGCGGAGCTGGTCGCCGAGGTCTTCGGGGTCCGCGCCTGCCGGTGGGTCGACCCCGACACCGGGCAGGCGCACCTCGGGTTCTCCCGGCTGCCCGACCCGGACCGAACCGCAGAGAGGAACCCCGCGTGA
- a CDS encoding FecCD family ABC transporter permease — MTTSAPESTRAPEAAPRRTRLAAVLLGLGGALVLSVLLATSLGPVRVPLRETAQVVLHHLSADLFHPADPVNDHIVWQFRLPRALLGAVVGAGLASVGVVLQAVVRNPLADPYLLGVSSGASFGAVLVLVVGSSAVAGLGLSSAAFAGALAATLLVYLLAQRAGRVTPFRLILAGVSLAYLFQALYGLLLLHASPYDVQGVLVWLFGSLGSTEWGDLGAPAACVVAGVLYLLTQARSLNSLLAGEETAVSLGLDVARFRVRMLVVTSLVVGVVVAVSGAVAFVGLIVPHLCRMVVGSEHRALLPVAALTGAVFLVLMDLAARTVLAPSDLPLSIVTSVFGVPFFIWLLRQREAGREARFG; from the coding sequence ATGACCACCTCCGCCCCCGAGAGCACCCGCGCGCCCGAGGCGGCCCCGCGCCGCACCCGGCTCGCGGCGGTGCTGCTGGGCCTGGGCGGCGCGCTCGTGCTCAGCGTCCTGCTGGCGACCTCGCTGGGCCCGGTGCGCGTCCCGCTGCGGGAGACCGCGCAGGTCGTGCTGCACCACCTCTCCGCCGACCTGTTCCACCCCGCCGACCCGGTGAACGACCACATCGTGTGGCAGTTCCGCCTCCCCAGGGCGCTGCTGGGCGCCGTGGTCGGCGCGGGGCTTGCCTCGGTCGGGGTCGTGCTCCAGGCCGTGGTGCGCAACCCGCTGGCCGACCCGTACCTGCTCGGCGTCTCCTCCGGCGCGTCCTTCGGGGCCGTGCTGGTGCTGGTGGTCGGCTCCTCCGCCGTCGCCGGGCTCGGGCTGTCCTCGGCGGCGTTCGCGGGCGCGCTCGCCGCCACCCTGCTGGTCTACCTGCTGGCCCAGCGCGCGGGCCGGGTCACCCCGTTCCGGCTGATCCTGGCCGGGGTGTCGCTGGCCTACCTGTTCCAGGCCCTCTACGGCCTCCTGCTGCTGCACGCCAGCCCCTACGACGTGCAGGGCGTGCTGGTCTGGCTGTTCGGCAGCCTCGGCTCCACCGAGTGGGGCGACCTGGGCGCGCCCGCCGCGTGCGTGGTCGCGGGCGTGCTCTACCTGCTCACCCAGGCCCGGTCGCTGAACTCGCTGCTCGCCGGGGAGGAGACGGCGGTCTCCCTCGGCCTGGACGTCGCCCGGTTCCGGGTGCGGATGCTCGTGGTGACCTCGCTGGTGGTCGGGGTCGTCGTCGCGGTCAGCGGGGCGGTGGCGTTCGTCGGGCTGATCGTGCCGCACCTGTGCCGGATGGTGGTCGGCTCGGAGCACCGCGCGCTGCTGCCGGTTGCCGCGCTCACCGGGGCGGTGTTCCTGGTGCTGATGGACCTGGCCGCCCGCACCGTGCTCGCGCCGAGCGACCTGCCGCTGTCCATCGTCACCTCGGTGTTCGGGGTGCCGTTCTTCATCTGGCTGCTGCGGCAGCGCGAGGCCGGGCGGGAGGCGAGGTTCGGGTGA
- a CDS encoding ABC transporter substrate-binding protein, with the protein MSTTGRSAVVHPWRARSRPLAVALLSLSALLAGCATGAGDGGAAARPDPSGHYPVTVRNCGREVTFDRAPSRVYLGFQSAAEVFFGLGLGERAIAQIKPVDTPLPDQAADFDRVPDESPDSYVPVGKEQMFGLRPDFLLAYVNSEYGGPDQLAPGLATVDDLQAIGARVYALVCPEDTPVRTEFTYRALTDLGAIFDVEQRAAEVVDSMKARVAEVQRRVAGREPVPVFYYYGGEGPIMTGTRDAFVNEVIALAGGVNVFGDTGGGRRGFLDVSQERVAATDPAVFLIGASPNADEDLAAKTDYLYRTFPQLRASRDRRVALTYDTANTPGWRFADVVEDLARTLHPDAFADAPPTGAPPTGVTGER; encoded by the coding sequence TTGTCCACGACAGGCCGCAGCGCGGTGGTTCACCCCTGGCGCGCCCGCAGCAGACCGCTCGCGGTCGCCCTGCTCTCGCTGTCCGCCCTGCTCGCCGGGTGCGCGACCGGCGCCGGGGACGGCGGAGCCGCGGCCCGACCCGACCCGTCCGGCCACTACCCGGTGACCGTGCGGAACTGCGGTCGCGAGGTCACCTTCGACCGCGCGCCCAGCCGCGTCTACCTCGGCTTCCAGTCCGCCGCCGAGGTCTTCTTCGGCCTGGGCCTTGGGGAGCGGGCCATCGCCCAGATCAAGCCGGTGGACACCCCGCTGCCGGACCAGGCGGCGGACTTCGACCGCGTCCCGGACGAGTCCCCGGACAGCTACGTCCCGGTGGGCAAGGAGCAGATGTTCGGGCTGCGCCCCGACTTCCTCCTCGCCTACGTCAACTCCGAGTACGGCGGCCCCGACCAGCTCGCCCCCGGACTGGCCACGGTCGACGACCTCCAGGCCATCGGCGCGCGGGTCTACGCCCTGGTGTGCCCCGAGGACACCCCGGTCCGCACCGAGTTCACCTACCGCGCGCTCACCGACCTCGGCGCGATCTTCGACGTCGAGCAGCGGGCCGCCGAGGTGGTCGACTCGATGAAGGCCCGCGTCGCCGAGGTGCAGCGCCGCGTCGCCGGCCGTGAGCCGGTGCCGGTGTTCTACTACTACGGCGGCGAGGGCCCGATCATGACCGGCACCCGCGACGCCTTCGTCAACGAGGTGATCGCGCTCGCGGGCGGGGTGAACGTCTTCGGCGACACCGGGGGCGGGCGCCGGGGGTTCCTGGACGTCTCCCAGGAGCGCGTGGCCGCCACCGACCCGGCTGTCTTCCTCATCGGCGCCAGTCCCAACGCCGACGAGGACCTCGCCGCCAAGACCGACTACCTCTACCGCACGTTCCCGCAGCTGAGGGCCAGCAGGGACAGGCGCGTCGCGCTGACCTACGACACCGCGAACACGCCGGGCTGGCGCTTCGCGGACGTCGTGGAGGACCTGGCCCGCACCCTGCACCCGGACGCGTTCGCGGACGCCCCGCCCACCGGCGCCCCGCCCACCGGCGTCACGGGGGAGCGATGA